CTGCAGGTGATGGGTTATGCCTTCAGTCAGATTATCCATCCATGGATCAATCATTAGTGGCTAGGGGAACAGGGCCATGTCTTACATAACGACATGAGCATATTGGATATTATGAACATGTTCTATTACAGAAAGCAATATTATTAAATAACACAGATGACATGCACCCAACACAATCATTGCAAATGCCcgaaaaaaaaatggatatgaTAGTGGATTAGAGAATAATGAAGGTTATTTCTAAAAAGATCCTGCAGAGGATGGAAAGAAAGAGGGTCCGTGCAGAGAAGTTCAGGAAGGACTTCGTGTCAAGCCGATAGAACAGTTGTGTTCGGGATCCATAAAGAAATGGGGCCAAACATGTTAGGACTTTAGGAGGAAATAGGCTGCATGGCCCTTCCATTCTTACAATATTCAGTGTGGATGGGGCTTAGAGATCATCAAGTCCAGCCCTGTTGCACTTCAGCTGAGAGTACTGAGAGTCAGAATGGCTGGTGACACAGCTGCGGTCACAGATTAAAGTGAAAACCAAGGCCAGCGTTCAAGTCTCTGTCTCCGCAGTCAGTCTTTCCACTATAGACTATTCAGAATTCCTTAGCTAGCTCACTCTTTCACTAAGGCAGCTCCTCTCTTTCTAACACTGGAGCTTTACAGAATAGACACATGGTGGAGAAGAGCAAGCCCTTCCTTGGTGGTCTTTGTTGGAGGATAATCTGCTTCTCAGCACTGCCCTCATCCTCTTTTCAAAAACTCCTCGAACCCTGACCCACACATCCCTGAGGACTCCCTGCACTGTGTCATTCCTCAGAGTATATATAAAGGGGTTGAGGAATGGAGTCACCACACTGCTCAGAACCAAAGGGATCTTGTTGATCTCCAGATATTCTTTCTGGGAGGGAGTCACATAGATAAACACAGTGATGCCACTAGAAATGATGACTATGGTCAGGTGGGAAGCACAGGTATTAAAGGCCTTCTTCCTTCCACTTGCAGAAGGAATGCGCACTATGGTCAAGATGATGTACGTATAGGAATAGGCCACGAGGACTATGCAGCAGAGGATGACCATGGAAGAAAGCATAAAATCCATCAGCTCGATGGCAGTGGTGTCTGCACAGGCCAGGGCCAGCAAGGGTCCACTGTCACAGAAGAAGTGGTTAATGATATTGGAGCCACAGAAGGGCAGCTGGGAGATGAGGATGGTTGGAAAGAGCACAGACAGGAAGCCTCCCACCCAAGAGAATACAACGGTCCCAATGCAGACAGAAGGTCTCATGATGGTGGTGTACCGCAGGGGGCAGCAGATGGTGGCATAACGGTCATAGGACATGACCGTCAGCAGGAGGAACTCAACTGTGCccaagaaaaagtagaaatagcACTGGGTGATACATCCGGCAAAGGAGATGGTTTTATCCCTAGATCCTAAGTTGGCCAACACTTTTGGAGAGATGACTGAGGTGAAGAGGATGTCCAGGATAGAGAGGTTGCACAagaagaagtacatgggggtgtggaggcGGGAGCAGGACAGCACAGTGGAGATGATGAGCAGGTTCCCCAGAAGAGTCAGCAGGAACGTGGGCAGCAGGAGCACCAGGAGCAGCAGCTCCACCTCCCTGCTCAGGGAAAACCCCAGCAGAACAAACTCAGTCACCGCTGCAGTCCAGTTACCCATGGGCCTGGTGGGCCTGGCTCAATTCTCCTAACAGAACAAAGGGAGATAACACTTAAGAGAGTGTTCAGTGGATGAAACCCCATGGCTGCTCACTAGAAAAATATGAACATAGAACATGATGACTGCCAGCTAGACGTGTAATGCAAGTTTAGCTTGGCTTTCAATTATTTGCCTATCAAAATGGACAaggtttttgaaaataataatgtacACTGTCAGCAAGGGTGTCCTGAGACCTATGCTGTCATATAGGTCATATGAACTTTCTAAAAGATAATTTAGCAATGTG
This genomic stretch from Homo sapiens chromosome 14, GRCh38.p14 Primary Assembly harbors:
- the OR6J1 gene encoding olfactory receptor 6J1 encodes the protein MGNWTAAVTEFVLLGFSLSREVELLLLVLLLPTFLLTLLGNLLIISTVLSCSRLHTPMYFFLCNLSILDILFTSVISPKVLANLGSRDKTISFAGCITQCYFYFFLGTVEFLLLTVMSYDRYATICCPLRYTTIMRPSVCIGTVVFSWVGGFLSVLFPTILISQLPFCGSNIINHFFCDSGPLLALACADTTAIELMDFMLSSMVILCCIVLVAYSYTYIILTIVRIPSASGRKKAFNTCASHLTIVIISSGITVFIYVTPSQKEYLEINKIPLVLSSVVTPFLNPFIYTLRNDTVQGVLRDVWVRVRGVFEKRMRAVLRSRLSSNKDHQGRACSSPPCVYSVKLQC